Proteins encoded within one genomic window of Actinomycetota bacterium:
- a CDS encoding ImmA/IrrE family metallo-endopeptidase — protein sequence MRPKLLDADAPEGIWNALVSQAEAAGFEVIRHRRRSENGYCDFSSKQIAVRPDVAPAQAVKTLIHELGHALLHSEGPVASREVAEVEVESVAYIVCDAIGLDTGNYSFPYVARRAGGATDVVRQTAERAIGCAKQILESLEVECSRLRDRQAS from the coding sequence GTGCGGCCGAAGCTCCTAGACGCGGACGCGCCCGAGGGCATCTGGAACGCACTCGTTTCCCAAGCCGAAGCGGCCGGCTTCGAAGTGATCCGCCACCGGCGTCGGAGTGAGAACGGCTACTGCGACTTCTCGAGCAAGCAGATCGCGGTGCGCCCCGATGTAGCACCGGCTCAAGCCGTGAAGACTCTGATCCACGAGCTCGGTCATGCGCTCCTCCATTCGGAGGGCCCGGTGGCGAGTCGGGAGGTTGCCGAGGTAGAGGTCGAGTCGGTGGCCTACATCGTTTGCGATGCGATCGGGCTCGATACCGGCAACTACAGCTTCCCCTACGTGGCCCGTCGGGCCGGCGGCGCAACCGACGTCGTCAGGCAGACGGCCGAACGAGCGATTGGCTGTGCGAAGCAGATCCTCGAGAGCTTAGAGGTTGAGTGCTCAAGGTTGAGGGACAGGCAAGCCTCGTGA
- a CDS encoding membrane protein, with translation MAIADRRFARGARSQVPARWRREPASPESSAETIVHTWTRLLAGLWLFGAGIALMVRAELGVSSWDVLHDALRLHTAFSFGAAVVIVSVVVVLGSAVMGVKPGPGTIANVLLVGAFTDLVLFTGGLDSLPAAHILTRLMALLVGVLAIALGTAIYIGAGLGAGPRDSLMLAAGRRLHVSTGTSRALIEGSVLAAGALMGGRVGPGTAVFAIAIGPAINASFRLFGMEPPRRARNRHRVRRAAQAAQRWGRRGQLGTTSSAEKSRYTGGRI, from the coding sequence ATGGCCATCGCAGACCGAAGATTCGCCCGGGGCGCCCGCTCTCAGGTGCCGGCGCGGTGGCGGCGGGAGCCTGCTTCGCCGGAGTCCTCGGCGGAGACGATCGTCCACACCTGGACCCGCCTGCTCGCAGGGCTGTGGCTTTTCGGTGCCGGCATCGCATTGATGGTGCGCGCAGAGCTCGGCGTGTCGTCGTGGGATGTCCTCCATGACGCGCTGCGTCTGCACACCGCTTTCAGCTTCGGCGCTGCAGTCGTCATCGTTTCGGTCGTCGTCGTGCTGGGCAGCGCCGTCATGGGCGTGAAGCCCGGACCCGGCACCATCGCAAACGTCCTGCTCGTCGGTGCCTTCACCGACCTCGTTCTCTTCACGGGCGGCCTCGACTCGCTCCCAGCTGCGCACATACTCACCCGCCTCATGGCGTTGCTCGTCGGCGTGCTAGCGATCGCGCTCGGCACCGCGATCTACATCGGCGCAGGATTGGGCGCCGGGCCGAGAGACAGCCTCATGCTCGCTGCTGGTCGAAGGCTGCACGTGTCCACCGGCACGTCGCGCGCGCTGATCGAAGGCAGTGTCCTCGCGGCCGGTGCGCTGATGGGCGGGCGCGTTGGTCCTGGAACCGCCGTGTTCGCCATCGCGATAGGTCCCGCGATCAATGCTTCCTTCCGCCTCTTCGGCATGGAACCTCCCCGACGAGCGAGGAACCGCCATCGAGTGAGGCGCGCCGCTCAAGCAGCGCAGCGATGGGGACGCCGCGGTCAACTCGGCACCACTTCCTCCGCAGAGAAATCCCGCTACACCGGCGGGCGCATATGA
- a CDS encoding winged helix-turn-helix domain-containing protein, translating to MTREGDLKRRIADEAGAPGRRVLVALEDPGAAGRLAREFSNARIAPSLAFSCAEVIDQVRNETYALVLLGACFAHDKDSGCLEEVRAASGAPVLALGDVDEDDYGVVDLALDPQQPPSQIVERGTALVEMARPVPLPYPIRWGSLKLDTRTHLARWNSSPLHLTESQFKIMEILILAAGAVVTTEQLCRRVWGESSVGEFGALKSHVRRIRQLIEDDPSTPKFLVRVRGRGFRLADASAEALDT from the coding sequence GTGACCCGAGAGGGAGATCTCAAGCGCAGGATCGCGGATGAGGCGGGGGCGCCGGGGAGGCGTGTCTTGGTGGCCCTCGAAGATCCAGGCGCGGCCGGCAGGCTCGCCCGGGAGTTCAGCAACGCGCGCATCGCCCCCAGCCTCGCCTTCTCCTGCGCCGAGGTGATCGACCAGGTGCGAAACGAGACCTACGCCCTCGTGCTGCTAGGCGCCTGTTTCGCTCATGACAAAGATTCAGGATGCCTCGAAGAGGTACGAGCCGCGTCGGGCGCCCCCGTCCTGGCTCTGGGCGATGTCGACGAGGACGACTATGGCGTCGTCGACCTAGCTCTCGATCCGCAGCAGCCACCTAGCCAGATCGTGGAGAGAGGAACGGCGCTGGTGGAGATGGCTCGCCCGGTGCCACTCCCGTATCCCATCCGGTGGGGGTCGCTGAAGTTAGACACGCGGACTCATCTCGCGAGGTGGAACTCGTCACCGCTTCACCTCACCGAGTCCCAGTTCAAGATCATGGAGATCTTGATACTGGCCGCCGGCGCGGTCGTGACCACCGAGCAACTCTGCCGCAGGGTTTGGGGAGAATCCAGCGTGGGCGAGTTCGGTGCCCTCAAATCGCACGTAAGACGTATCAGGCAGCTGATCGAGGACGATCCGTCGACGCCGAAGTTCCTGGTGCGCGTGCGCGGTCGCGGGTTCCGCCTCGCGGACGCCAGCGCCGAGGCGCTAGACACCTAG
- a CDS encoding helix-turn-helix domain-containing protein — MQTNSSSNATEQLAARIRTAREEFGWSLADLAKRTGLSRAYLSALELGRSKRPGADTVRKLEDVLGPLGSREHDLPSDVPDGLQQLAEERNLPQAEVLKLASLRIRGTQPQSAARWRFIYDAILASENMDSSSAE, encoded by the coding sequence TTGCAGACGAACTCGTCTTCAAACGCAACAGAGCAGCTTGCTGCTCGCATACGGACCGCCCGGGAGGAGTTCGGGTGGAGCCTGGCGGACCTCGCGAAACGGACAGGTCTGTCTCGCGCGTACCTGAGCGCTCTTGAGCTCGGGCGGAGCAAGCGACCCGGGGCCGACACAGTCCGAAAGCTCGAGGACGTCTTGGGCCCACTTGGGTCTCGTGAACACGATCTGCCCTCTGACGTACCAGATGGGCTTCAACAGCTCGCGGAAGAGCGGAATCTGCCTCAGGCAGAGGTGCTGAAGCTCGCGAGCTTGAGAATTCGCGGCACTCAGCCTCAAAGCGCTGCCCGATGGAGGTTTATCTACGACGCCATCCTGGCCAGCGAAAACATGGATTCTTCTTCAGCAGAATGA
- a CDS encoding helix-turn-helix transcriptional regulator, translating to MARTTSQLDPEAVGERIKQLRLGRGLSQEALAVPRYTAAYISHLEKGKRTASEEALEHIARRLDVPTDQLITGRDPKRDLQLQLDVDRALAQSHSGEIAPLAEELDRLRKRARRQRLPRLEAAAHEGLGLLAKRTADWTQAREHFVAAEELLADEPPEVRTSVVTGRAWTYFMMNDLAASIRLLELHLIELCKGDAPDPSALLQTYSYLIGPCFEAGLKKRAAEAADEAARLETRVQDPEHVACMNINRAQILLEQGRRDEAIRALGRAEELFKQIGWRDSAAKAAVAQATAAVEEDDLEAAEARAKHALSELEVSPSALDKARVLNLLGRIQRKRGHPDRALGHLNEALALLEASDSMERAWALREAGLCHLDLNDPEAAEPLLRQALTMYTKGKARDAIATASAYLGDALMELGRHQEAASIYRSGLAKVEDLAV from the coding sequence ATGGCAAGAACGACATCGCAGTTGGATCCAGAGGCGGTTGGAGAACGGATCAAGCAACTTCGCCTCGGGCGCGGGCTGTCTCAGGAGGCGCTTGCCGTCCCTCGCTACACCGCCGCTTACATCAGCCACCTCGAGAAGGGCAAGCGGACCGCCTCGGAGGAGGCTCTCGAGCACATCGCGCGGAGGCTCGATGTCCCGACCGACCAGCTCATAACAGGACGGGACCCCAAACGCGACCTCCAGCTCCAGCTGGACGTTGACCGCGCCCTAGCCCAGAGCCACTCTGGAGAGATCGCCCCGCTGGCAGAGGAGCTTGACAGGTTGCGCAAGCGGGCGCGGAGACAGCGCCTGCCGCGTCTCGAAGCGGCCGCACATGAGGGACTCGGATTGCTCGCGAAGAGAACGGCTGACTGGACCCAAGCGAGAGAGCACTTCGTCGCGGCAGAGGAACTACTCGCCGACGAGCCGCCGGAGGTTCGGACGTCGGTCGTGACGGGGCGTGCTTGGACCTACTTCATGATGAACGACCTCGCCGCGTCGATCCGGCTCCTCGAGCTCCATCTGATCGAGCTATGCAAAGGTGACGCTCCAGATCCGAGCGCGCTGTTGCAGACGTACTCCTATCTCATCGGCCCGTGTTTCGAGGCGGGCCTGAAGAAACGCGCCGCGGAGGCCGCCGACGAAGCGGCTCGACTCGAGACCCGCGTCCAAGACCCCGAACATGTCGCGTGCATGAACATCAACCGGGCTCAGATCCTGCTGGAGCAGGGGCGTCGGGACGAGGCGATCCGTGCTCTGGGCAGAGCCGAAGAGCTCTTCAAGCAGATCGGGTGGCGCGATTCCGCTGCCAAAGCAGCCGTCGCTCAGGCGACTGCAGCAGTAGAAGAGGACGATCTCGAAGCGGCCGAAGCGAGAGCCAAGCACGCGTTGTCGGAGCTGGAGGTGAGCCCCAGCGCTCTGGACAAAGCGCGCGTCCTGAACCTACTCGGGCGGATCCAGCGCAAGCGAGGGCATCCCGATCGTGCACTGGGTCACCTGAACGAGGCGTTGGCTCTCCTCGAAGCGAGCGACTCGATGGAACGCGCTTGGGCGCTGCGCGAAGCGGGTTTGTGTCACCTCGACCTGAACGATCCGGAAGCGGCCGAACCTTTGCTGCGCCAGGCGTTGACCATGTACACCAAAGGAAAGGCGCGGGACGCGATCGCAACAGCCAGCGCGTACCTCGGGGACGCTCTCATGGAGCTGGGGCGTCATCAAGAAGCTGCCAGCATCTACCGAAGCGGACTCGCAAAGGTCGAAGACCTGGCGGTCTAG
- a CDS encoding pentapeptide repeat-containing protein: MKPVDGRYATRRRLFVFSVAVAVAYFLLILLLPPLIITKEDVALGATRIDLQNNLRGVLLQIGGALLLIRGALAAAEQLQLARESQLTERFNRAIDHLAHERPDIRVGGIFALEQLARLSIEHHRQIISLLTAFLQHSAPFHPDKLPSRDAVTPVASDVQAAVTVLGRRDARRDPPDYVMDLSRINLSGVDFHGGDYRGARFSGSSFVGAVAYDARFAASDFTNVVMDGVNFQGAELSKCRFSGHIVGYFSDADLGEAKFDHNATIERSSFERAHARNASFSRATLREVFFDKADLSKATFSSARVESSYFTECRLEDSNLRGAILKKVDFSGSNFAGADLKDADLFAVKLYHVKNLTSEQLLFADVDWETSESRHAYAAELRNENQR; the protein is encoded by the coding sequence ATGAAGCCGGTAGATGGACGCTATGCGACTAGACGACGGCTGTTCGTGTTCTCCGTAGCCGTCGCCGTGGCGTATTTCTTACTGATCCTTCTCCTGCCGCCGCTGATCATCACGAAGGAGGATGTTGCACTAGGGGCCACAAGGATCGACCTTCAGAACAACCTGCGAGGCGTCCTTCTGCAGATCGGGGGCGCCTTGCTACTCATCCGTGGCGCGCTTGCCGCGGCCGAACAGTTACAGCTCGCACGAGAGAGCCAGTTGACGGAGCGATTCAACCGCGCGATTGACCACCTGGCTCATGAACGACCAGACATCCGCGTCGGTGGGATTTTTGCGCTTGAGCAACTAGCGCGCCTTTCGATAGAGCACCATCGCCAGATAATCAGCTTGCTGACCGCCTTCCTGCAGCACAGCGCTCCTTTCCACCCAGACAAGCTGCCGTCGCGCGACGCTGTCACACCTGTGGCTTCGGATGTCCAGGCCGCTGTAACAGTCCTCGGCAGACGCGACGCACGAAGAGATCCCCCCGACTACGTAATGGACCTCAGCCGGATAAACCTCAGCGGCGTCGACTTCCACGGGGGCGACTATAGGGGAGCGAGGTTCAGCGGAAGTTCCTTCGTCGGTGCGGTCGCATATGACGCGCGGTTTGCGGCATCCGACTTCACGAACGTCGTCATGGACGGAGTGAACTTTCAGGGTGCCGAGTTATCCAAGTGCCGATTCAGTGGGCATATCGTGGGGTACTTCTCGGACGCTGATTTGGGCGAGGCCAAATTCGACCACAATGCGACCATTGAACGCTCGAGCTTCGAACGAGCCCATGCGAGAAACGCATCATTTAGCCGTGCGACGCTCCGAGAGGTGTTCTTTGACAAAGCAGATCTTTCTAAGGCGACCTTCAGCAGCGCTCGGGTTGAGTCTAGCTACTTCACTGAATGCCGACTTGAAGACTCAAACCTGCGAGGCGCAATCCTAAAGAAGGTTGACTTCTCGGGGTCGAACTTCGCGGGAGCTGATCTCAAAGATGCCGACCTGTTTGCTGTGAAGCTTTACCATGTGAAGAATCTAACGTCAGAACAACTCTTATTCGCAGACGTGGACTGGGAGACCAGCGAATCTCGTCATGCCTATGCCGCCGAACTGCGGAATGAGAACCAACGATGA
- a CDS encoding SigE family RNA polymerase sigma factor, producing MAYLATGDAHEAEDLLQEAFVRLGGRVLTLSDPERAAGYLYRTVINLSRDHGRRVRRDRDIHKRLTGDKPAPAPDIGDRDQVWSALLSLPVRHRAVLFLRYYIDLSEAQTADVLGCSVSAVKSLNHRASETLRKQLQGDEA from the coding sequence ATGGCCTATCTGGCCACGGGGGATGCGCATGAAGCGGAGGATCTCCTGCAGGAGGCGTTCGTACGATTGGGTGGTCGCGTACTCACGTTAAGCGATCCGGAACGCGCGGCAGGTTATCTCTATCGCACCGTCATCAATCTCTCACGCGACCACGGCCGACGGGTCCGTCGCGATCGCGACATCCATAAGCGCCTGACCGGCGATAAACCCGCGCCAGCTCCTGACATCGGCGACCGAGACCAGGTCTGGTCCGCTCTACTGAGCCTGCCGGTGAGACATCGCGCGGTCCTGTTCCTCCGCTACTACATAGATCTGTCTGAGGCTCAAACGGCCGACGTGCTCGGCTGTTCCGTGTCAGCGGTGAAGTCTCTCAACCATCGAGCGAGCGAAACACTCAGGAAGCAGCTTCAAGGAGATGAGGCATGA
- a CDS encoding ArdC family protein, which translates to MTSKTENRNDKLRAAHDKLQDAVAEIVSGDDWKRMLKIASKFHRYSFNNHLMIFLQRPDATVVAGFNRWKSLGRSVKKGEKGIAIFAPCRYRTKVENHAGEEQTVQQIRGFRVVYVFDISQTEATTCGTWTRCGRSS; encoded by the coding sequence ATGACCAGCAAGACCGAGAACCGGAACGACAAACTCCGAGCCGCTCACGACAAGCTCCAGGACGCTGTCGCCGAGATCGTCTCCGGCGACGACTGGAAGCGGATGCTCAAGATCGCATCCAAGTTCCACCGCTACAGCTTCAACAACCACCTGATGATCTTCCTGCAGCGACCCGACGCAACGGTCGTCGCCGGCTTCAACCGCTGGAAATCCCTTGGTCGTTCAGTGAAGAAGGGCGAGAAGGGCATCGCCATCTTCGCCCCCTGCCGATACAGGACGAAGGTAGAGAACCACGCCGGCGAGGAGCAGACGGTGCAGCAGATACGTGGCTTCCGTGTCGTCTACGTCTTCGACATCTCCCAGACGGAGGCGACGACCTGCGGGACCTGGACGCGGTGCGGCCGAAGCTCCTAG
- a CDS encoding heme peroxidase family protein, protein MPNQDPSAPAPIPPLHGQKILRGSERVSLSPIHEGVFGRMFRRLSPMPELPLDVLKALAEQMVGEDPAPGGWGTNPTPTDQDNPDLPAGYTYFGQFLDHDITFDPVTSAQRVNDRDALRNFRSPALDLDSVYGSGPIDEPFQYVPDTHGMQMLVETNSRGVEDLPRNSHQTALLGDPRNDENTIIGQLHLAFLRLHNKIAAEVMQDPSVPADAKFEEAQLRVRWHYQWAVVHDFVPRIIGPDLFEKLVERGGPEGRIDNFIRRHYEPRNNPYMPIEFSGAAYRFGHSMIRGVYDLNGDATGVPLFTPGPLQNELQDLRGRRELPAPWTVDWSLFFAAGAAQPSRLINTKLVRALAQIPGGDSLALLNLVKGQLLKLPSGQDVARAMSEEVLRSDELEGAPDPTPLWFYILKEAEKRADGRHLGAVGGRIVGEVLLGLIELDKQSWLNARPTWDPTVPDADGDGIVGIHDLLTFARA, encoded by the coding sequence ATGCCCAACCAAGACCCCAGTGCACCGGCGCCGATCCCACCGCTGCACGGGCAGAAGATCCTGCGTGGCAGCGAACGGGTCTCGCTGTCGCCCATCCATGAGGGAGTCTTCGGCCGCATGTTCAGGCGGCTATCTCCGATGCCGGAGCTTCCGCTAGACGTTCTCAAGGCTCTTGCGGAACAGATGGTCGGCGAGGACCCCGCACCAGGAGGCTGGGGTACGAATCCGACCCCGACCGATCAGGACAACCCAGACCTCCCGGCCGGCTACACGTACTTTGGACAGTTCCTGGATCACGACATCACGTTCGACCCCGTCACGAGTGCACAGAGGGTCAACGATCGCGACGCTCTTCGGAACTTTCGCTCACCGGCGCTCGACCTGGACTCCGTATACGGCTCAGGTCCGATCGACGAGCCGTTCCAGTACGTGCCGGATACCCACGGGATGCAGATGCTCGTGGAGACCAACAGCAGGGGCGTTGAGGACCTGCCTCGAAACTCGCATCAGACGGCGCTGCTCGGCGACCCCCGTAACGACGAGAACACGATCATCGGTCAGCTCCATCTTGCTTTCCTGCGGCTGCACAACAAGATCGCGGCGGAAGTGATGCAGGACCCGTCGGTCCCGGCTGACGCCAAGTTCGAGGAAGCCCAACTGCGGGTGCGGTGGCACTACCAATGGGCCGTGGTTCATGACTTCGTGCCACGAATCATCGGTCCGGATCTATTCGAGAAACTCGTCGAACGCGGCGGGCCCGAGGGCAGGATCGACAACTTCATCCGTCGCCACTACGAACCCAGGAACAACCCCTACATGCCGATCGAGTTCTCGGGAGCGGCTTACAGGTTCGGGCACAGCATGATCCGCGGCGTCTACGACCTGAACGGAGATGCCACAGGCGTTCCACTGTTCACTCCGGGTCCCCTGCAGAACGAACTCCAGGATCTGCGCGGGCGGCGAGAGCTTCCGGCGCCCTGGACTGTGGACTGGTCTCTGTTCTTCGCCGCCGGTGCCGCGCAACCAAGCCGCCTCATCAACACGAAACTTGTTCGCGCACTTGCTCAGATTCCAGGAGGAGACTCGTTAGCGCTTCTCAACCTTGTGAAAGGCCAGCTCTTGAAGCTTCCCTCAGGTCAGGATGTCGCGCGCGCGATGAGCGAGGAGGTTCTGCGAAGCGATGAGCTCGAGGGCGCACCCGACCCGACGCCACTGTGGTTCTACATCCTCAAGGAAGCGGAGAAACGGGCGGACGGCCGTCATCTCGGAGCGGTGGGGGGTCGCATCGTTGGTGAAGTGCTGCTCGGCCTGATCGAGCTTGACAAGCAGAGCTGGTTGAACGCAAGGCCTACCTGGGATCCCACTGTCCCCGACGCTGATGGGGACGGCATCGTCGGCATCCATGACCTCCTGACATTCGCCCGCGCCTGA
- a CDS encoding MarR family transcriptional regulator, which translates to MAKPRWLTPAEERAWRAYRRMRARLDLQLARDLANDSGLSEADYDVLSTVSEAQGRRMRLKDLAASMLWSSSRLSHHVARMQERGLVVREECASDGRGAVVALTPEGWRTIRAAAPAHVESVRRHLIDLLSPQEIDTLGRIAERVVKHLSEVDLERAPERLDRSG; encoded by the coding sequence ATGGCAAAGCCGCGCTGGTTAACTCCTGCTGAGGAGCGGGCATGGCGTGCTTACCGGCGGATGCGCGCTCGGCTCGACCTGCAGCTGGCGCGGGATCTCGCGAATGACTCGGGGTTGTCTGAGGCGGACTACGACGTTCTCTCCACGGTTTCAGAGGCGCAAGGCCGTCGGATGCGCCTGAAGGATCTAGCAGCTTCGATGCTGTGGTCGTCCAGTCGTTTGTCCCACCACGTGGCGCGGATGCAGGAACGGGGATTGGTAGTCCGAGAGGAATGCGCCTCGGATGGTCGCGGAGCAGTCGTTGCGTTGACGCCGGAGGGGTGGCGGACTATCCGTGCGGCCGCTCCCGCGCACGTTGAGTCGGTGCGCCGGCACCTGATCGACCTTCTAAGCCCGCAAGAGATCGACACCCTCGGCCGGATCGCGGAGAGGGTAGTGAAGCATCTGAGCGAAGTAGACCTGGAGCGCGCGCCAGAGCGTCTTGATCGTAGTGGTTGA
- a CDS encoding LLM class flavin-dependent oxidoreductase — protein MRAEALGFDFISANDHPCGSTPSYELWTMLTWIAAKTTRIKVASRVLGVPYRPPAMVAKMAESLDRFSKGRLILGVGGGYSDDEFQAFGLGVPASPRDKIEGLEEAVQIIRGLWSSENFTFEGKHHHTDHAELEPKPAHRIPIWLGTFGKHSLAVTGRVADGWIPTFAMATPQDVPAMRNRIFEAARSAGRRPDEITLAYNLDFRIQDAGFSEEGVVSGSAKHVAEQLISFTDLGFTAMNFSPAGDEPERQVERLAQEVLPIVRRTAQERGIGYHAPRRIN, from the coding sequence ATGCGTGCCGAAGCACTCGGCTTCGATTTCATCTCCGCGAACGATCACCCCTGCGGCAGCACGCCGAGCTACGAACTGTGGACGATGCTCACGTGGATAGCCGCCAAGACAACGCGTATCAAGGTGGCGAGCCGGGTGCTCGGCGTGCCCTACCGGCCGCCGGCGATGGTCGCCAAGATGGCCGAGTCGCTGGACCGGTTTTCGAAAGGCCGGCTGATCCTTGGAGTCGGAGGCGGCTACTCCGACGATGAGTTCCAGGCCTTCGGGCTAGGTGTTCCCGCATCGCCAAGGGACAAGATCGAGGGTCTCGAAGAAGCCGTGCAGATAATCCGGGGCCTGTGGAGCTCCGAGAATTTCACCTTCGAGGGGAAGCACCACCACACCGACCACGCTGAGCTCGAACCCAAGCCCGCACACCGCATTCCGATCTGGTTGGGAACGTTCGGAAAACACTCGCTCGCGGTCACAGGGCGCGTGGCCGACGGCTGGATCCCGACGTTCGCGATGGCGACCCCGCAGGACGTTCCTGCGATGCGGAATCGGATCTTCGAAGCGGCGCGTTCAGCGGGACGAAGGCCCGATGAGATCACGCTCGCCTACAACCTCGACTTCCGCATACAAGATGCTGGATTCTCCGAAGAGGGGGTCGTGTCGGGATCGGCCAAGCACGTTGCCGAGCAGCTCATCAGCTTCACGGATCTAGGTTTCACCGCGATGAACTTCAGCCCTGCAGGAGACGAGCCAGAGCGGCAGGTCGAACGTCTGGCACAAGAAGTGCTTCCGATCGTGCGTCGAACAGCTCAAGAGCGAGGAATCGGATATCACGCGCCGCGCAGGATCAATTAG
- the ssb gene encoding single-stranded DNA-binding protein has protein sequence MNQVALVGNITDAPELRYTQSGAALANFTVAVSHRSKHNGEWQDVNDGFFRCTAWRSVAENAAHTLKKGMRVFVAGKLVQRNFEVEGQNRTTIEVQVQHVGPDLQFATATIQKSSAETQAS, from the coding sequence ATGAACCAGGTCGCTCTAGTCGGAAACATCACCGACGCTCCCGAGCTTCGCTACACCCAGAGTGGCGCGGCCCTCGCGAACTTCACCGTCGCGGTCAGCCACCGCAGCAAGCACAACGGCGAGTGGCAGGACGTCAACGACGGGTTCTTCCGCTGCACGGCATGGCGATCGGTCGCCGAGAACGCAGCCCACACCCTCAAGAAGGGCATGCGAGTCTTCGTGGCGGGCAAGCTCGTCCAGCGGAACTTCGAGGTCGAGGGCCAGAACCGGACAACGATCGAAGTTCAGGTCCAGCACGTCGGCCCCGATCTCCAATTCGCCACCGCCACGATCCAGAAATCGAGCGCTGAGACGCAGGCTTCCTAG
- a CDS encoding M20/M25/M40 family metallo-hydrolase — protein sequence MQPSPLLLEELFDYIRIPSISSGHGDPAELSRCAEWVRDKIVRAGGSAEVVEDLGNPLVVGELKAADPDAPTVMIYGHYDVQSPDPLDAWTTPPFDPQVRDGRIYARGASDDKGNFYPLLFAACDLAMKGDLPVNVRCVIEGEEEVGGDSILRWLAADERGADAAIVFDSDMLDASTPAITLGVRGMVAFAVDIKTAERDLHSGMYGGVALNAAHAAVQMLAQVLPGPDGLLRDELRAGISSPKQEELESWASFAPGTQVIAEAGGRPIVDDAALHYYERNWADASLDVNGISSGDAVQKRTIVPATAQIKFTIRLASGQDSRAIASKTEELLRSAMPKGAEVDIRWQASDAAVFDPNDAALLLGFEALEEATGTRPALKRDGGSIPVLKGFYDRNIPTILSGFALANDGIHGVDESFRLDSLALSEAASYKLYEKLAKLR from the coding sequence ATGCAACCTTCACCCCTGCTCCTAGAGGAGCTCTTCGACTACATCCGCATCCCATCGATCTCCTCAGGGCATGGTGACCCCGCGGAGCTATCCAGATGCGCCGAGTGGGTTCGGGACAAGATCGTTCGTGCCGGAGGCTCCGCCGAGGTGGTCGAGGACCTAGGCAACCCACTGGTAGTAGGGGAGCTGAAAGCGGCCGATCCGGATGCCCCGACCGTCATGATCTACGGGCACTACGACGTGCAATCGCCAGATCCGCTCGATGCATGGACGACGCCCCCGTTCGACCCGCAGGTACGCGACGGCCGTATCTATGCCCGGGGCGCCAGCGACGACAAGGGCAACTTCTACCCCCTCCTCTTCGCGGCATGTGATCTCGCGATGAAGGGCGACCTGCCTGTGAACGTGCGCTGTGTCATCGAAGGTGAAGAAGAGGTCGGTGGCGACAGCATCCTGCGATGGCTGGCAGCGGACGAGCGCGGGGCGGATGCTGCGATCGTGTTCGACTCGGACATGCTCGATGCCAGCACTCCCGCTATCACGCTCGGTGTGCGCGGGATGGTGGCGTTCGCCGTTGATATCAAGACCGCCGAACGCGACCTGCACTCCGGGATGTATGGAGGCGTCGCGCTCAACGCGGCTCACGCAGCTGTACAGATGCTCGCTCAGGTGCTTCCAGGTCCCGACGGATTGCTGCGTGACGAGCTTCGAGCGGGCATCAGCTCTCCCAAGCAGGAGGAGCTGGAGTCGTGGGCGAGCTTCGCTCCGGGAACCCAGGTGATCGCCGAGGCCGGCGGGCGTCCTATCGTTGACGACGCTGCTCTTCACTACTACGAGCGCAACTGGGCCGACGCGTCGTTGGATGTGAATGGCATCTCGAGCGGCGACGCTGTCCAGAAGCGGACGATCGTTCCCGCCACCGCACAGATAAAGTTCACGATCCGGCTAGCGTCCGGTCAGGACTCCCGAGCGATAGCGAGCAAGACCGAGGAGCTGCTCCGGTCGGCGATGCCAAAAGGCGCCGAAGTAGACATCAGGTGGCAAGCGAGCGACGCCGCCGTCTTCGACCCGAACGACGCTGCGCTCCTGCTCGGGTTCGAGGCGCTGGAAGAGGCAACTGGCACCCGACCCGCACTGAAGCGCGATGGTGGGTCCATCCCGGTGCTCAAAGGGTTCTATGACCGCAACATCCCGACGATCTTGAGTGGTTTCGCCCTGGCGAATGATGGCATCCATGGGGTCGATGAGAGCTTCCGCCTCGACAGCTTGGCCCTATCCGAGGCGGCCTCTTACAAGCTGTACGAGAAGCTCGCCAAGCTTCGATAG
- a CDS encoding single-stranded DNA-binding protein → MRVFVVGKLVQRNWQDNDGNKRQSVEIQVTHVGPDLQFATAEVAKATAGV, encoded by the coding sequence ATGCGGGTCTTCGTGGTCGGCAAGCTCGTCCAGCGCAACTGGCAGGACAATGACGGCAACAAGCGTCAGAGCGTCGAGATCCAGGTCACCCACGTGGGTCCCGACCTTCAGTTCGCTACCGCAGAGGTAGCCAAAGCCACCGCAGGGGTTTGA